Proteins co-encoded in one Paracrocinitomix mangrovi genomic window:
- a CDS encoding FAD-dependent monooxygenase encodes MKTFDYDIIVIGAGVAGGVFAASQNKDKKILVIERDLTEPDRIIGELMQPRGLQALEEMGLAHLVEGFDAQVVEGYKLIKGDETFTIHYKDVDNGIKGIGLRNGKFLTAIRNDIKSKENIDLVEGNVTDLIEENNVVTGVSYTNAQGEECKSSAAMVVVCDGPMSFFRSKLSKPNKKVTSYFMGLVLRDLDLEHPSLGHMIVTGDAPVLVYPIHSNGYRILIDYPGEKPPRIGTKAIEKFKEEISAVLPKEMVPSFVNAIENDQLKVMPNHSMKAQAFRKKGVVLLGDSLNMRHPLTGGGMTATFNDIISLNKALDGVDVHNSEALEKAVESYYENRSEEVETINILANALYKVFRDADLKEACFEYLQKGGEQSTGPLSILAGINRNKKYLLKHFFKVAMQHPLHFVTKPKKQMRLYKNAVGIIRPILKDEDQPAIV; translated from the coding sequence ATGAAAACGTTTGATTACGACATAATAGTAATTGGTGCAGGAGTAGCAGGGGGAGTCTTTGCTGCTTCGCAAAACAAGGATAAAAAAATCCTTGTAATAGAAAGAGATTTAACTGAACCTGACAGAATTATCGGTGAACTAATGCAACCCAGAGGCCTTCAAGCACTTGAAGAAATGGGTTTAGCTCATTTAGTTGAAGGATTTGACGCTCAAGTTGTAGAAGGTTATAAACTCATCAAGGGAGACGAAACATTTACCATTCACTACAAAGATGTTGATAATGGCATCAAGGGAATTGGTTTAAGAAATGGTAAGTTCCTTACAGCTATCCGAAACGATATTAAATCCAAAGAAAACATTGATCTTGTTGAAGGAAATGTAACAGACCTTATTGAAGAAAACAATGTGGTTACTGGCGTTTCTTATACCAATGCGCAAGGTGAAGAATGTAAAAGTTCAGCAGCCATGGTGGTAGTTTGCGACGGCCCAATGTCTTTCTTCAGAAGCAAGTTGAGTAAACCAAACAAAAAGGTTACTTCTTACTTTATGGGATTGGTGCTTAGGGATTTGGATTTAGAACATCCTTCTTTAGGACACATGATTGTTACAGGTGATGCACCTGTACTGGTTTACCCTATTCATTCTAACGGATATAGAATCTTAATTGATTATCCGGGAGAAAAACCTCCTAGAATTGGAACCAAAGCGATTGAAAAATTTAAGGAAGAGATTTCAGCAGTACTTCCAAAAGAAATGGTTCCTTCATTCGTGAATGCAATTGAAAATGATCAGTTGAAAGTAATGCCTAACCACAGTATGAAAGCTCAAGCTTTTAGAAAAAAAGGTGTTGTGCTACTTGGAGATTCATTAAACATGCGTCATCCGTTAACCGGTGGAGGAATGACTGCCACGTTTAATGACATCATCAGCTTGAACAAGGCTTTAGATGGCGTAGATGTGCACAATTCAGAAGCTTTAGAAAAAGCTGTCGAATCATATTATGAAAATAGATCAGAAGAAGTTGAAACAATCAATATTTTGGCAAACGCTTTGTATAAAGTGTTTAGAGATGCTGATTTGAAAGAGGCTTGTTTTGAATATCTCCAAAAAGGAGGTGAACAATCAACTGGTCCACTTTCAATTTTAGCAGGAATAAACAGAAATAAAAAGTATTTACTAAAGCATTTCTTTAAGGTAGCCATGCAACATCCTTTGCATTTTGTTACCAAACCTAAAAAGCAAATGCGACTTTATAAAAATGCGGTAGGCATCATACGTCCTATTCTTAAAGATGAGGACCAACCTGCCATTGTGTAA
- the fdhD gene encoding formate dehydrogenase accessory sulfurtransferase FdhD: MKDISEYDAYKFEKGSVTKVTDPLSIESPLQISINGESFTVVMQTPGDEQLLATGLLYAENVISDFNQVKCSFKEDDHGFINEVNLTTPTSNLADGYLSSRSLLSVSSCGICGKKEIEELLPKEEKLTSSTTLSFTSLFQMFETMNQHQNAFKITGGCHGIAAFDNEGNLLSIKEDIGRHNALDKVVGDLISKQLIKKATVLTLSGRVSYEMVSKAFRAKIPVIAAVSAPSSLAVDFAKEYGMTLIGFSRNEKGTCYSGINRLDELKK, from the coding sequence ATGAAAGATATTAGCGAATACGACGCATATAAATTTGAAAAAGGGTCGGTTACGAAAGTAACTGACCCTTTAAGTATTGAATCACCTCTTCAAATATCAATAAATGGTGAATCATTTACAGTGGTAATGCAAACTCCGGGAGATGAACAATTATTAGCTACAGGTTTACTGTATGCAGAAAATGTGATTTCAGATTTTAATCAAGTTAAATGTTCATTCAAAGAAGATGATCATGGTTTTATAAATGAAGTCAACCTTACAACTCCTACATCAAATTTGGCTGATGGATATTTAAGTTCAAGAAGTTTATTAAGTGTTTCTTCCTGTGGGATTTGTGGTAAAAAAGAAATTGAGGAATTACTGCCTAAAGAAGAAAAATTAACTTCAAGCACTACCCTATCCTTTACATCTCTTTTCCAGATGTTTGAAACTATGAATCAGCATCAAAATGCCTTTAAAATTACAGGAGGATGTCACGGAATTGCGGCTTTTGATAATGAAGGCAACTTATTAAGTATAAAAGAAGACATAGGAAGACACAACGCATTGGACAAAGTTGTTGGAGATTTAATCAGTAAACAACTCATCAAAAAAGCTACTGTTTTAACTTTAAGTGGGCGCGTTTCATACGAGATGGTATCTAAAGCTTTTAGAGCTAAAATTCCTGTAATTGCAGCAGTTTCTGCACCAAGTAGTTTAGCGGTTGATTTTGCCAAAGAATATGGGATGACTTTGATAGGCTTTTCTCGAAACGAAAAAGGCACATGTTATTCCGGCATTAATCGTTTAGATGAATTGAAAAAGTAA
- a CDS encoding squalene synthase, with the protein MKKEFSHFKPSEKRLTELSKETDDLEFCYEALKKVSRSFAVVIQQLPKELQDPVCLFYLILRGLDTVEDDMQIDQIEKEKLLTSFAERMNKEAFTLKNIGDTQDYQDLMLHFDKVLRVYHGLAPQYKEVITEITDEMAHGMNKYAHEKVISYADWDDYCYYVAGLVGIGLSKLFLASDLEKSEKLADKALSNEMGLFLQKTNIIRDFAEDLEQDRVFWPEEAWKGRVEKLEDLQKNEQTGLNVLNEMVINALNHVPACMDYLESLEDKMVFRFCAIPQLMAIATLAELYNNENVLHKNVKIRKGRTARYFMSINTFEQTKTEFVKILQSLSKQDPSQKVNNILTKVNAYENV; encoded by the coding sequence ATGAAAAAGGAATTCAGTCATTTCAAACCTTCTGAAAAAAGGTTGACTGAACTATCTAAAGAAACTGATGACCTAGAATTCTGCTATGAAGCTTTGAAAAAAGTATCAAGATCTTTTGCAGTTGTAATACAGCAATTACCTAAAGAATTACAAGATCCGGTTTGCCTTTTTTACCTTATACTTAGAGGACTTGACACTGTTGAAGATGACATGCAAATTGACCAAATAGAAAAAGAAAAACTGTTGACGTCTTTTGCAGAGCGAATGAACAAAGAGGCATTTACGCTTAAAAATATTGGTGACACTCAGGATTATCAGGATTTGATGTTGCACTTTGATAAAGTGTTGCGTGTTTATCATGGTTTAGCTCCTCAGTACAAAGAAGTAATCACAGAAATCACTGATGAAATGGCACATGGCATGAATAAATATGCCCATGAAAAAGTTATTTCATATGCTGATTGGGATGATTATTGCTACTACGTAGCCGGCTTGGTTGGAATAGGATTAAGTAAATTATTCTTAGCCTCTGATCTTGAAAAAAGTGAAAAATTAGCAGACAAAGCACTTTCTAACGAAATGGGATTGTTTTTGCAAAAAACCAATATCATTCGTGATTTTGCTGAAGACCTGGAACAGGACAGAGTATTTTGGCCTGAAGAAGCCTGGAAAGGAAGAGTGGAAAAATTGGAAGATCTTCAAAAAAATGAACAAACCGGTTTAAATGTTCTCAACGAAATGGTGATTAATGCCTTGAACCATGTTCCTGCATGTATGGATTACTTAGAATCATTGGAGGATAAAATGGTATTCAGATTTTGTGCAATCCCACAATTGATGGCAATTGCAACACTAGCCGAACTATATAACAATGAAAATGTTCTACATAAGAATGTTAAAATTAGAAAAGGTAGAACTGCAAGGTATTTTATGTCAATTAATACCTTTGAACAAACAAAAACAGAATTTGTAAAAATTTTACAATCACTCTCTAAGCAAGACCCTAGTCAAAAGGTTAATAATATCTTGACAAAAGTGAACGCTTATGAAAACGTTTGA
- a CDS encoding hydroxymethylglutaryl-CoA reductase, degradative: MDKFIEGFSKKEREDKIRAIAQFFKDSDKAVSTFKSFNHPDAKIQEMINEFSENTISNFHLPYSIAPNFLINGKTYAIPMVIEESSVVAAASKSAKFWHKLGGFRTEIIDTEKVGQVHFVWKDDVNKLKARFEELKELLIEGSADITKNMQARGGGIKDIVLRDLSDKEPGAMQLFVTFETVDSMGANFVNSCLERFADLFRDWHKDQDEFTPNGLEIIMSILSNLTPNCMVKCWVETELENMNDIVPGITGEEFANKFRRAVRIAQIDPYRATTHNKGIYNGIDAVVLATGNDFRAVEACGHAYASMNKDGYTSLTHCEIKDGKFRFELNLPIALGVVGGLTNLHPLVKLSHEILDHPSARELMSIAAAAGLANNFGAVKSLTTTGIQQGHMKMHLFNIMNQLEVEKGNRQKVVDYFKDKNVSVSAVREYVEELELAATSKN, translated from the coding sequence ATGGATAAATTTATTGAAGGGTTTTCGAAAAAGGAAAGAGAAGATAAGATTAGAGCCATAGCTCAGTTCTTCAAAGATTCCGACAAGGCAGTTTCTACTTTTAAAAGTTTTAATCATCCTGATGCCAAAATTCAGGAGATGATAAATGAGTTTAGTGAGAATACAATTTCAAATTTTCACTTACCCTACTCTATAGCACCTAATTTTTTAATCAATGGTAAAACTTATGCAATACCAATGGTTATTGAAGAAAGTTCAGTTGTAGCTGCAGCTTCTAAAAGTGCTAAATTCTGGCACAAATTAGGTGGATTCAGAACAGAAATCATTGACACAGAAAAAGTAGGTCAAGTTCACTTTGTTTGGAAAGATGATGTCAATAAATTGAAAGCCAGATTTGAGGAGTTGAAAGAATTGTTGATTGAAGGATCAGCTGACATCACTAAAAACATGCAAGCCAGGGGCGGAGGAATCAAAGATATCGTTTTGAGAGATCTATCTGATAAAGAACCGGGAGCTATGCAGCTTTTTGTGACTTTTGAAACAGTTGATTCAATGGGAGCCAACTTCGTAAATTCTTGCTTAGAAAGATTTGCTGACCTATTCAGAGACTGGCATAAGGATCAAGATGAATTTACTCCTAACGGATTAGAAATCATCATGTCTATCCTTTCAAACTTAACTCCTAACTGTATGGTAAAGTGTTGGGTTGAAACTGAATTGGAAAACATGAACGACATTGTTCCTGGTATAACAGGAGAAGAATTTGCTAATAAATTCAGACGTGCTGTACGAATTGCACAAATAGATCCATACAGAGCAACTACACATAATAAAGGAATTTATAACGGAATTGATGCTGTTGTTTTAGCAACTGGTAACGATTTTAGAGCAGTAGAAGCGTGCGGACATGCATATGCTAGCATGAATAAAGACGGTTACACTTCTTTAACTCATTGCGAAATTAAAGATGGTAAGTTCAGATTTGAGCTTAACCTTCCAATTGCATTAGGTGTAGTTGGTGGTTTAACTAATCTCCATCCTTTGGTAAAATTGTCACATGAAATTTTAGATCATCCTTCGGCTAGAGAATTAATGAGTATTGCTGCAGCTGCTGGATTAGCAAACAATTTTGGAGCGGTAAAATCATTGACTACAACCGGTATCCAACAAGGACATATGAAAATGCACCTTTTCAACATTATGAACCAATTAGAAGTTGAAAAAGGTAACAGACAGAAAGTAGTGGATTATTTCAAGGACAAAAATGTCTCTGTTTCTGCTGTTAGAGAATATGTTGAAGAGTTAGAGTTGGCTGCAACATCTAAAAATTGA
- a CDS encoding diphosphomevalonate/mevalonate 3,5-bisphosphate decarboxylase family protein, with product MGNTTETTNEIKVKWRCPSNIAIVKYWGKKSVQIPCNPSLSLTLSNSYTEVEVTVSEKTTHEQVELTYYFEGEENQKFGNRVAAYLADNIDSFPYLNMVAVTIQSKNSFPHSAGIASSASAFGAIALAMLDIAYQFEEKEIDDDFYQKASELARLGSGSACRSVFPSYSIWGEVDGIEGTSNEYAVGVHNIHPIFKNYKDAILIVEDEPKKISSTVGHSLMNDHPFAEIRFKQAEKRTKELVDILEEGDIDSFIQICESDALTLHAMMMTSTDYYLLVKPGTITAIEKIMQFRLENLVPVCFTLDAGPNVHVLYPEKYQDVVEEFINTELKDTYKKVIFDHEGEGPQKLSI from the coding sequence ATGGGAAATACTACTGAAACTACAAACGAGATCAAAGTTAAATGGCGTTGTCCGTCTAACATTGCAATTGTAAAATACTGGGGAAAAAAGAGTGTTCAAATTCCTTGCAACCCTTCGTTAAGTTTAACGCTTAGTAACTCTTACACTGAGGTAGAAGTTACTGTGTCTGAAAAAACTACACACGAGCAAGTTGAACTAACGTATTATTTTGAAGGAGAGGAGAATCAAAAATTCGGAAATCGTGTAGCAGCTTATTTGGCTGACAACATTGATAGTTTTCCTTATTTAAATATGGTGGCTGTTACAATTCAGTCAAAAAATAGTTTTCCACACTCGGCTGGTATTGCTTCTTCAGCTTCTGCTTTTGGAGCAATTGCACTTGCTATGCTTGATATCGCTTATCAATTTGAAGAAAAAGAAATTGATGATGACTTTTATCAAAAAGCAAGTGAATTAGCAAGATTAGGAAGTGGAAGTGCATGTAGATCTGTTTTTCCTTCATACTCAATCTGGGGTGAAGTAGACGGAATTGAAGGTACTTCAAATGAATATGCAGTTGGTGTTCACAACATCCACCCTATCTTTAAAAATTACAAAGATGCTATCCTTATTGTTGAGGATGAGCCAAAAAAGATATCAAGTACAGTTGGTCATTCTTTGATGAATGATCATCCATTTGCTGAAATTAGATTTAAACAAGCAGAAAAAAGAACAAAAGAGTTGGTTGATATATTGGAAGAAGGAGATATTGATTCTTTCATCCAAATATGTGAATCAGATGCGTTGACATTGCATGCAATGATGATGACATCTACTGATTATTATCTTTTGGTTAAGCCTGGAACTATTACTGCTATCGAAAAAATCATGCAGTTTAGACTAGAAAATCTTGTACCTGTTTGTTTTACATTGGATGCAGGTCCAAATGTTCATGTTTTATATCCTGAAAAATACCAGGATGTTGTTGAAGAGTTTATCAACACAGAGTTGAAAGACACTTATAAAAAGGTTATTTTTGACCACGAAGGCGAAGGCCCTCAAAAATTGAGCATCTAA
- a CDS encoding isopentenyl-diphosphate delta-isomerase: MEKIEHESLEAADNRKQSHLDLAFESQSAKLDDRFYYEPMLSGHPTEDESMSVKLGNKTMKYPIWISSMTGGTSKAGPLNKMLAKTAAKYGFGMGLGSCRIILEDNTYFEDFNLRPILGDEVPFYANVGIAQIERILQENKGDLLKKLVEKLSADGLIVHVNPLQEWLQPEGDLIQQSPLVTIQQLLNEFDKPIIVKEVGQGFGPKSMGELLKLPLMAVDFAANGGTNFSKLELIRNKKLQDFYGDVVALGHSAEEMVTFLNDTVDKLASLRKCNHVIISGGVKNFLDGYYLISKSELDAVYGQAAPFLKYANESQEALDEFAAFQIKGLQMAQRLLRVK, encoded by the coding sequence ATGGAGAAGATAGAACATGAATCGTTAGAAGCGGCTGACAATCGTAAGCAAAGTCACCTTGATTTAGCATTTGAATCACAAAGTGCCAAATTAGATGATAGATTTTATTACGAACCAATGTTATCAGGACATCCTACAGAAGATGAAAGTATGTCCGTTAAGCTGGGGAATAAAACAATGAAGTATCCTATTTGGATTTCTTCAATGACGGGGGGAACATCTAAAGCCGGACCATTAAATAAAATGTTAGCTAAAACAGCTGCCAAATATGGTTTTGGAATGGGATTGGGTTCATGTCGAATCATCTTAGAAGACAATACCTATTTTGAAGATTTCAATTTAAGACCCATTTTAGGAGACGAAGTACCATTTTATGCCAATGTTGGTATAGCCCAAATTGAACGAATTTTACAAGAAAATAAAGGTGATCTTCTTAAGAAATTGGTAGAAAAGCTGAGTGCTGATGGTTTGATAGTTCACGTAAACCCTTTACAGGAGTGGCTTCAACCAGAAGGCGATTTGATTCAGCAATCTCCTTTAGTAACAATTCAACAACTTTTAAATGAATTTGACAAGCCTATTATCGTAAAAGAGGTTGGACAAGGATTCGGTCCTAAAAGTATGGGTGAATTGTTGAAACTCCCACTAATGGCGGTAGATTTCGCAGCTAATGGAGGTACTAATTTTTCAAAGCTTGAGTTAATTCGTAACAAAAAATTGCAAGATTTTTACGGTGATGTTGTAGCTTTGGGACATTCAGCGGAAGAAATGGTTACTTTTTTGAACGATACCGTTGATAAACTAGCTAGCTTAAGAAAGTGCAATCACGTAATCATCAGTGGAGGTGTAAAAAACTTCCTAGATGGGTATTATCTGATTTCAAAATCTGAACTTGATGCAGTATATGGTCAGGCTGCGCCTTTTCTTAAATATGCTAACGAATCGCAAGAAGCATTGGATGAATTTGCTGCGTTTCAAATTAAAGGCCTACAAATGGCACAAAGATTATTAAGAGTAAAGTGA
- a CDS encoding GYDIA family GHMP kinase yields the protein MIQESTHKTTTYQAAGKLMLFGEYLVLDGAKSLAFPLKYGQKLEVSPNENNLIRWESHGPDGIWYNAILDDKFREIESSDSNVTQVLKRLLKEISIMNPELHMFNDFKITADFNLKWGFGSSSTFISLLSQWSDIDPFFLLQESFGGSGYDLACATANGPIVYQILPDDIGWEEVNLSSELTNKWLFVYLGQKQSSKDEIEKFQKRLVTIEDIKKMNDIVDEALASNEIAHFESLINDSESLISSIIGRKMLKDHIFADYNYGIKSLGAWGGDYFLATFRDLEEAKNYFKSKGYDTMFTYDELIK from the coding sequence TTGATTCAAGAAAGTACACATAAAACAACAACTTATCAGGCTGCTGGTAAGCTGATGCTCTTTGGAGAGTACCTTGTACTTGATGGAGCTAAAAGTCTCGCTTTCCCTTTAAAATATGGCCAAAAACTAGAAGTATCACCTAATGAAAATAATTTAATTCGTTGGGAAAGTCATGGTCCGGATGGTATTTGGTACAATGCTATTTTGGATGATAAGTTCAGAGAAATTGAATCATCTGACAGTAATGTAACGCAGGTATTGAAACGCTTGTTAAAAGAGATTTCAATTATGAATCCTGAGTTGCATATGTTCAACGATTTTAAAATTACAGCTGATTTTAATTTGAAATGGGGATTTGGCTCATCCTCTACTTTTATAAGTCTACTTTCTCAATGGTCAGATATTGATCCCTTTTTCCTTTTGCAAGAGTCTTTTGGAGGATCTGGATATGATTTGGCTTGTGCCACAGCCAATGGCCCTATCGTCTATCAAATTTTGCCAGATGATATTGGTTGGGAAGAAGTTAATCTAAGCAGTGAATTAACCAATAAATGGTTATTCGTCTATTTAGGTCAAAAACAAAGTAGCAAGGATGAAATAGAGAAATTTCAAAAAAGGCTTGTCACTATTGAAGATATTAAGAAAATGAACGATATAGTTGATGAGGCATTGGCTAGCAATGAGATAGCACATTTTGAGTCGCTAATTAACGACTCTGAATCGTTAATATCTTCAATTATTGGCCGTAAAATGTTAAAAGACCATATCTTTGCGGATTATAATTATGGTATCAAATCTTTGGGAGCATGGGGAGGAGATTATTTTCTCGCCACATTCCGTGATTTAGAAGAAGCTAAAAACTACTTTAAATCAAAAGGGTATGATACCATGTTTACGTATGATGAACTCATAAAATAG
- the gap gene encoding type I glyceraldehyde-3-phosphate dehydrogenase has translation MSVRVAVNGFGRIGRYFTRVAANNPQIELVAINDLADSQTLAHLFKYDSVHRKFQGTVSAESDALIINGKKVQLFAEKAPENLPWKDLNIDVVLESTGIFRTEELASKHLLAGAKKVVLSAPPSGGNIKSVVLGINESILDGSEKIISNASCTTNSAAPLVKVMKELGTIQSAYITTIHSYTSDQKLHDAPHKDLRRARAAAESIVPTTTGAAKAITKIFPDLDGKMGGCGIRVPVPDGSLTDMTFIMDKELTVETVNKAFLDASKGTLKGILDYVEDPIVSSDIIGNPFSSSFDAQLTSIIGNMVKVVAWYDNEAGYSNRLVELVAKLG, from the coding sequence ATGTCAGTAAGAGTTGCAGTAAATGGATTTGGACGTATTGGACGCTACTTTACAAGAGTAGCTGCAAACAACCCTCAGATAGAATTAGTTGCTATCAATGATCTTGCAGACAGTCAAACATTAGCACATCTCTTCAAATATGATTCTGTTCACAGAAAATTTCAGGGAACTGTCAGTGCCGAAAGTGATGCATTAATTATCAATGGTAAAAAAGTGCAGCTATTTGCTGAAAAAGCACCAGAGAATCTTCCATGGAAAGACCTGAATATTGACGTAGTTTTGGAATCTACAGGTATTTTCAGAACTGAAGAATTAGCTTCAAAACATTTGTTGGCAGGTGCAAAAAAGGTTGTTCTCTCTGCACCTCCAAGTGGCGGAAATATCAAATCAGTGGTTTTAGGTATTAATGAATCAATCCTGGATGGTTCAGAAAAAATTATTTCTAATGCCTCTTGTACCACCAATAGTGCTGCACCTTTAGTTAAAGTAATGAAGGAACTTGGTACAATTCAAAGTGCTTACATAACAACTATACATTCTTACACATCCGATCAAAAACTTCATGACGCTCCTCATAAAGATTTAAGAAGAGCAAGAGCTGCCGCAGAATCAATTGTTCCTACAACAACTGGTGCTGCTAAAGCAATCACAAAAATCTTCCCTGATCTTGACGGAAAAATGGGAGGTTGTGGTATCCGTGTACCTGTTCCGGATGGTTCTTTAACTGACATGACATTCATCATGGATAAGGAACTGACTGTAGAAACAGTGAATAAAGCCTTTTTGGATGCTTCAAAAGGAACTTTAAAAGGAATTTTGGATTATGTTGAAGACCCAATTGTATCTTCAGATATCATTGGAAATCCTTTTTCTTCAAGTTTTGATGCCCAACTTACTTCTATCATTGGAAACATGGTTAAAGTAGTTGCATGGTATGACAACGAAGCCGGATACTCAAACAGATTAGTTGAACTTGTAGCAAAATTAGGATAG
- a CDS encoding formate--tetrahydrofolate ligase, with the protein MATKVQSDIEIAQAAKLQHIRDIAAKLNIGEDDIEMYGKYKAKIPLKFINQDKVNQNTLILVTALTPTPAGEGKTTTSIGLTEGLNKIGKKTTVVLREPSLGPVFGIKGGAAGGGYAQVVPMEDINLHFTGDFSAIEKANNLLSALIDNNLQSKTNNLNIDPRTIAWKRVMDMNDRSLRDIVIGLGGTGNGIPREDGFNITPASEVMAILCMAEDFEDLKSRLGNIYVGMTFDKKPIYARDLKAENAMAILLKDAIQPNLVQTLEGNPAIIHGGPFANIAQGTNTIIATKMGLSLSDYVVTEAGFGADLGAEKFLDIKCVSGGLKPKATVLVATIRALRHHGGATKDEYNTPSAERVSKGLENLEKHIENMQKFGLNPVVAINAFPTDTDEEVQLIKNRCSAKGVQAILARGWADGGNGMTDLAEAVVAEVEKGQNNFKALYDWNMSVKDKIETIAKEIYGADGVEYSKKALTDLKKIEELGLNKLPVCMAKTQKSFSDNDALLGRPTGFMVNVREFEFAAGAGFVIPILGVMMRMPGLPAVPASEGMSIDNNGVISGLS; encoded by the coding sequence ATGGCAACAAAAGTACAATCTGATATTGAAATAGCGCAAGCCGCAAAATTACAGCATATTCGTGATATAGCTGCTAAACTAAACATAGGTGAAGATGACATTGAGATGTACGGAAAATATAAGGCTAAAATCCCTTTAAAATTCATCAATCAAGATAAAGTAAATCAAAATACTTTAATCCTTGTAACGGCCTTAACTCCTACTCCTGCTGGAGAAGGAAAGACAACAACTTCTATTGGATTGACTGAAGGACTGAATAAAATTGGAAAAAAAACAACTGTAGTTTTAAGAGAGCCTTCTTTAGGACCTGTATTTGGAATAAAAGGTGGAGCTGCTGGTGGAGGATATGCACAAGTTGTACCAATGGAAGATATCAATTTGCATTTTACAGGAGATTTTTCTGCTATTGAAAAGGCTAATAATCTTTTAAGTGCGTTGATTGATAATAATTTACAAAGCAAAACGAATAATTTAAATATTGATCCTAGAACCATTGCGTGGAAAAGAGTAATGGATATGAATGATCGCTCACTCAGAGACATAGTTATTGGTTTAGGAGGAACAGGTAATGGTATCCCTAGAGAAGATGGTTTCAATATTACTCCCGCTTCAGAGGTTATGGCCATTTTATGTATGGCAGAAGATTTTGAAGACCTTAAATCTAGATTGGGAAATATTTATGTTGGAATGACTTTCGACAAAAAACCAATCTATGCAAGAGATTTAAAAGCTGAAAATGCAATGGCCATTCTACTAAAAGATGCTATTCAACCTAATTTGGTGCAAACTTTAGAAGGAAATCCTGCCATTATTCATGGCGGACCATTTGCTAACATAGCACAAGGAACTAACACAATAATCGCAACTAAAATGGGACTTTCTTTGTCTGATTATGTGGTTACAGAAGCCGGATTTGGAGCCGATTTAGGTGCAGAGAAATTTTTAGATATCAAATGTGTTTCTGGTGGATTAAAACCAAAAGCTACTGTATTGGTTGCTACAATTAGAGCTCTTAGACATCACGGAGGAGCAACAAAAGATGAATACAACACGCCAAGTGCAGAACGTGTATCTAAAGGATTAGAAAATCTTGAAAAGCACATTGAAAACATGCAGAAATTTGGTTTAAACCCTGTTGTTGCAATCAATGCTTTTCCTACAGATACTGATGAAGAAGTTCAATTAATAAAGAATAGATGTTCAGCTAAAGGAGTTCAAGCCATTCTTGCAAGAGGTTGGGCTGATGGAGGAAACGGAATGACCGATCTTGCTGAAGCTGTTGTTGCTGAAGTAGAAAAAGGTCAAAACAACTTTAAAGCTTTATACGACTGGAACATGTCAGTTAAGGATAAAATTGAAACTATTGCAAAAGAGATCTACGGCGCAGATGGAGTTGAGTACTCTAAAAAAGCATTAACTGATCTTAAAAAAATTGAAGAACTTGGTCTAAATAAATTGCCTGTATGTATGGCAAAAACACAAAAGTCATTCTCAGATAATGATGCTTTACTAGGAAGACCTACTGGTTTTATGGTAAATGTTAGAGAGTTTGAATTTGCAGCCGGAGCAGGCTTTGTAATTCCTATTTTAGGTGTTATGATGAGAATGCCGGGATTACCTGCAGTACCAGCTTCAGAAGGCATGTCAATTGATAACAATGGTGTTATTTCAGGATTATCTTAA